TTTGGATTACTGCTGTTCCATACAGCAGCTTCCTGAGCACTATAAGCCTCAAAGTCAGATCTCTTGCCATTGATAAATAAAGCAAGATTTAATCGAACAAAAGTTAATACAGCTGCAGCATCTTTCATGTCTGGCGGGAGTTTGGTTATACGAACCACATACTGATCGAAATTCATCCGTAAACCCCATGCAGCCGACATTCGCTGATCTGCAAAATTCTCAGTTGGATTTCTATTATTTACGCGATCCAGCAAATATTGTGGCGCATTCTCAAACATAAGGTGTGACCAAGGTGTAACGTCATTTGGTGATTTAGCGTCTTGAGGCTTAGCAGCCGTATCGCCCCTCACATCACTAAATGATATAGGATTATCGACAAAAGATGAGTATCTGCTTACTCCCGCCGCCGGTTTGGAATCTAAATTCCATCGCCTCCCAATTCTGGGGTCATACTCCCAAAACTGCGCGGTTGTGTGATTGCCATTACCAGCGATTTCATCTGTTTTTTCCTGACCATTAAACCCATACCGATAAGTACCGGTTGCATCGTAGGTGCGACCAGGCTCTAACGAGCCGAAGGGGTAGTAATCATTGGCATCAAGAACTACGGGTGCAAAATGGTCGACCGTCGACCCGTCAGAAGAAACACCATAACGCCTATCGGATATAGTGGCTAGGACATTACCTAGATGATTCGGTAATTCATAACCTTTAGGGCATAGGACATTTTGCCTATAGCAGGGTTTTATTCAAAGAACTTCAGGCAGTTACACCGGGTACAAGATAGGATTTATTTACATATTAGGGCGTGCCCGGGGGTGGATTCGAACTAGCACACCTTTAGGGGCGGAGAGATGTCTTTCGTACCCAATACGAACGTTAAGCTGCTGGCTTCGATATCGCGAATCATCTCTTGAATTGAGAGATGCCACTGTTTATGGCTGGTAGTGGGGGCTGCTCTAAAATTCCGAACTGCAAATAAAATTACATTCCTGTATAAGATCAAGATCGCTCAATGCATTCTCATAGCAGTTCAAGTAGTAAGTGCTCTTTTTCCAGGACATAAATACAAAGTATTTGAATATTCTTTCCCAGATACGAGGATCTAATTTAAAGATTAGATTTTGGTCATTATCAAATACTCCTAGAGTATTAGCGCCTAATTCTGAAGAAAAAATTATTGCCTTATCCAACCCTTCATTTTCTACAAAATCCAAACTTCGGATATTTATCGACGGACAAGTTGTTACTGCTGTAAACTCGCTTATCGATTTGGCAAGTTTTGCATAGTCGCCCTCGTTTCCTAACAAACAAAGGTTAGGGCCGTCAAAACCAAAAACGGATTCGTAAGTCAAATCTACTTTCATCATATTTTACGCGATTGCATTAGGGTTGTCTTTAATATATTGTTGCATCTTATCGTCATACTCCTTTCTTCTCTTTTTGTATTCCTGCATTTTTTCTTGGTAGTCTTTCATTTTTTGATAGTAGTCCTGTAAATTCTTCAGATATTCTTCTTGTTGCTGTTTGCTTAACTGGTATTCCTTTTGTAGATATACAGGATATTCTTGCGGCGGAAATGTTGTTGGGTCAATATACATCAGCATTGGAGGATTAAAGTCCTTCCCATAGATTTGACCATCAGGTATTTTTACCCCGTCTGGTGTATAATTTTCCCATCCATTATTTGGACTCCCCCCCGGCTTGAAGTCCCAGTGACTTTTGGGATGCCATTTATCTGCCTTGTGCCATCTTAAAATATCGCCCCTCTCATTCTCTAAACGTGTGGCTCCTTTTTCCTTCAATTTTTCATATCCTTTTGTCCCGGGTTTCACGGGGTTTACTTTCCATTCACCGGGTAGGCTTGCCGGTGGTGTGGGATAAGTCGAAGCATCATTGGGATCAATTGTAGATTCGTCTATGGGCGTATTATGTACAATTGAGGGCGATGTCGGGGGCATTGGCAAATAAGGTGCCGGGGGGAGGGTTGGTGTTTGTGGCATTGCAACAGGTCCCGGCAAAATTGGTGGAGCGGGCGGAAGTGGCGGGACTGGGGCTGTTGGAATTTTTGGAAGGCTAAGGATAGGATCCGGAAATGAGAGCCAACGTGGGAACCCTAGTAACTCTTCAGCACCGTCTAAATCTTGAGCCCAAGTGGGTTTATTTCCTGCGTATTGATATGAGCTGTAAAACGGAAATTTGTCTTCCAACGGGTCTACGCTCAAAAACCTGCCAACTCTCGGATCGTATACCCTGGCGCCATAGTCGATTTGATCTCCAACGCCCTTGACCTCGTTGTCATTTTCTTTTCCATTGAAGCCATAGCGGTAAGTTCCAGTGGCATTATAAGCGCGTCCCGGCATCAACGATCCGAAGGGGTAGTAGTCGTTAGCA
This sequence is a window from Dinghuibacter silviterrae. Protein-coding genes within it:
- a CDS encoding RHS repeat domain-containing protein, coding for MDHFSPVVLDANDYYPFGSLMPGRAYNATGTYRYGFNGKENDNEVKGVGDQIDYGARVYDPRVGRFLSVDPLEDKFPFYSSYQYAGNKPTWAQDLDGAEELLGFPRWLSFPDPILSLPKIPTAPVPPLPPAPPILPGPVAMPQTPTLPPAPYLPMPPTSPSIVHNTPIDESTIDPNDASTYPTPPASLPGEWKVNPVKPGTKGYEKLKEKGATRLENERGDILRWHKADKWHPKSHWDFKPGGSPNNGWENYTPDGVKIPDGQIYGKDFNPPMLMYIDPTTFPPQEYPVYLQKEYQLSKQQQEEYLKNLQDYYQKMKDYQEKMQEYKKRRKEYDDKMQQYIKDNPNAIA